One Chitinispirillales bacterium ANBcel5 DNA window includes the following coding sequences:
- a CDS encoding DUF58 domain-containing protein, whose product MSQLPGPEEIASIRNLSLRAKHIVEGMIAGMHKSPFHGFSAEFLEFRPYLTGEPARKIDWRKYAKTEKPLVRLFEDETNLSATILIDKSASMAFTSGTLSKLEYAKTLAASLAWILVKQKDAVGMAVFDDELRTYVPPASTNVQLKTILSQLQAFEAGASTRCGGVIDRVASGIKKRGMCIVLSDLLDDPEDIIKGFKHLRYKRQDTVVLCIGDPMELGFGGDSVMKIRDMETGKEITLDSSTASEHFHKGISEHHAIFKNAAQELKIDFEIISTAEPFQKALMRIIEKRRRLF is encoded by the coding sequence ATGAGTCAGTTACCGGGACCAGAAGAGATTGCATCCATAAGAAATCTCTCTCTTAGGGCGAAGCATATAGTGGAAGGGATGATAGCAGGTATGCACAAAAGTCCCTTCCATGGTTTTTCTGCAGAGTTTCTTGAGTTTCGTCCTTATTTAACCGGTGAACCCGCCAGGAAAATCGATTGGAGAAAATATGCCAAAACAGAAAAACCGTTGGTAAGATTATTTGAGGATGAAACAAATCTCAGTGCTACTATTTTAATCGATAAAAGCGCTTCAATGGCTTTTACATCCGGAACTCTGAGCAAGCTTGAGTACGCAAAAACACTGGCCGCGAGTTTAGCCTGGATACTGGTGAAACAGAAAGACGCAGTGGGAATGGCCGTTTTTGATGATGAACTCAGGACCTATGTTCCACCTGCTTCAACCAACGTGCAATTAAAAACAATCCTTTCTCAGCTTCAGGCATTTGAAGCCGGGGCATCAACCAGGTGCGGGGGTGTAATTGATAGAGTAGCTTCAGGAATAAAGAAACGGGGTATGTGTATCGTACTCTCAGACCTTCTGGATGATCCTGAAGATATAATAAAGGGCTTCAAGCATCTGCGCTATAAAAGACAGGATACAGTGGTGTTATGCATTGGGGATCCTATGGAGCTTGGCTTTGGGGGAGATTCGGTGATGAAAATAAGGGATATGGAAACCGGTAAAGAGATAACTTTAGATTCTTCCACAGCCTCCGAACATTTTCATAAGGGAATTTCTGAACACCATGCAATTTTTAAAAATGCTGCCCAGGAATTAAAAATAGATTTTGAAATAATCTCCACCGCCGAACCGTTCCAAAAAGCTTTGATGCGCATTATAGAGAAACGGAGGCGATTATTTTAG
- the hflX gene encoding GTPase HflX has protein sequence MIENKTILEKVVVAGLQLVGEDKRQFDEDMQEMVMLCQTAGAEVVSTIIQKKDRPMPSTFLGEGKLKEIRTLMRGEGVKTLVVDAQLSPGQVRNIENTIKGKVLDRGQLILDIFALHAKTVEAKVQVELAQMRTLYPRLTHAWTHFSQQVGGIGTRGPGETQLEVDRRLVQKRITDLKARLKKIEKNRKIQSKRRDTIFRASLVGYTNVGKSSLLNALSGSEILVENKLFATLDTSTRRTYIPGVGNIVISDTVGFLRKLPHHLVASFRSTLSVVSEAQMLIVVLDASSEFFDQQLATVNSVLHDLGADDTRRLLVFNKIDLVDDPFVKKQLRLAYPDAIFISAHNKEDISLLKGHIAETVIEYEKEKRVENIIMERTKDLMQGSPHHDPKWKIQA, from the coding sequence ATGATAGAAAATAAAACTATACTGGAAAAAGTTGTTGTCGCAGGTCTTCAGCTGGTTGGCGAAGATAAACGTCAGTTTGATGAAGACATGCAGGAGATGGTTATGCTTTGCCAGACGGCAGGGGCTGAGGTGGTTTCAACTATTATTCAGAAAAAAGACCGCCCCATGCCTTCAACCTTTCTCGGTGAGGGTAAACTTAAGGAAATACGAACGCTAATGCGCGGTGAAGGGGTGAAAACGCTTGTAGTTGACGCACAGCTTTCTCCCGGACAGGTACGAAATATTGAGAATACGATAAAGGGTAAGGTTCTCGATAGAGGTCAATTAATTCTCGATATTTTTGCACTGCACGCCAAAACAGTTGAAGCAAAAGTGCAGGTCGAACTTGCGCAGATGCGCACTCTTTATCCCCGGTTAACACATGCCTGGACACACTTCTCTCAACAGGTTGGTGGAATTGGCACCAGGGGCCCGGGAGAAACTCAGCTTGAAGTAGACAGAAGACTGGTACAGAAAAGAATAACCGATCTTAAAGCACGACTAAAAAAGATTGAAAAGAACAGAAAAATTCAGAGCAAAAGGCGTGATACTATTTTCAGAGCATCGCTTGTGGGATATACCAATGTCGGAAAGTCATCACTGCTTAACGCTCTCAGTGGTTCAGAAATTCTGGTAGAAAATAAACTTTTTGCTACACTGGACACTTCTACCAGAAGAACATACATCCCGGGTGTGGGAAATATTGTTATCTCAGACACAGTAGGGTTTCTTAGAAAATTACCGCATCACCTGGTCGCTTCTTTCAGAAGTACATTAAGTGTGGTATCAGAGGCACAGATGCTTATTGTGGTACTTGATGCTTCCAGCGAATTTTTTGATCAGCAACTTGCCACTGTAAACAGCGTGCTGCATGATTTGGGTGCGGACGATACCCGGCGACTATTGGTGTTTAACAAGATCGATCTGGTGGATGATCCTTTCGTGAAAAAGCAACTTAGACTTGCTTATCCTGACGCGATATTTATTTCGGCTCACAACAAGGAAGATATTTCTTTGCTAAAGGGTCATATAGCCGAAACAGTCATTGAATACGAAAAAGAGAAGAGGGTTGAAAATATAATTATGGAACGTACCAAAGATCTGATGCAGGGTAGTCCTCATCATGATCCCAAATGGAAAATACAGGCATGA